One window of Tepidanaerobacter acetatoxydans Re1 genomic DNA carries:
- the rpsT gene encoding 30S ribosomal protein S20, which translates to MANIASAKKRVRQANKRTLQNNKVKSQMRYSIKKFLEAVDTADFDNIQTSFKEAVKIIDKAASKGVIHKNAAARKKSNLYKKLLEVNKAS; encoded by the coding sequence TTGGCAAATATTGCATCGGCAAAAAAACGCGTACGCCAGGCAAATAAGCGAACGCTTCAGAATAACAAAGTAAAGTCGCAAATGAGATATTCCATTAAAAAGTTTTTAGAAGCTGTCGATACAGCTGATTTTGATAACATTCAGACTAGTTTTAAAGAAGCCGTAAAGATAATCGATAAGGCTGCTTCCAAAGGAGTTATTCATAAAAATGCCGCAGCTCGTAAGAAATCAAATCTTTATAAGAAACTTTTAGAAGTCAATAAAGCAAGTTAA
- the spoIIP gene encoding stage II sporulation protein P, with amino-acid sequence MINLIRIKVIKVKPKIKIFMLFTLICLLLLNIAATFVKNHVNHGSNSVISGSDVQIKKQKNFLHNVDNKVFKRILHISLPILDYINEVEGPSIDLKKSTSFISRTLTNIDVLNPETYFFMHLPVISLINTEMAMTPGVELPIQDSDIITENEHEPSEELPQPQINEIEDNEVEKLEPISGQPLVLIYHTHTTEAYMPSEKFNYKPRDNTYHTEDLNYTVVKVGEVMTSQLNRLKIPTMHNKTVHDIPTYMTSYANSLKTVEQILKQNPSIKIIIDLHRDAPVADPQKSREITTVKIDGTTYSRLMLVIGTDKNFPHPNWQENYQFANLLNDKLEQLYPGISRGINLRSERFNQHLSKKAILLEIGSHGNTLEESIKSAEIFAKVLADIINELSIAE; translated from the coding sequence GTGATAAATTTGATAAGAATTAAAGTAATAAAAGTAAAACCCAAGATAAAGATTTTTATGTTATTTACTCTTATCTGTTTATTACTTTTGAACATTGCGGCAACTTTCGTAAAAAATCACGTAAACCATGGCAGTAACTCCGTTATAAGCGGAAGCGATGTGCAAATAAAAAAACAGAAGAATTTTTTACACAATGTGGATAATAAGGTATTTAAAAGGATATTACATATAAGTCTACCTATATTGGATTATATAAATGAAGTTGAAGGGCCTTCGATAGATTTAAAAAAATCAACAAGCTTTATTTCTCGCACACTGACAAATATCGATGTTTTAAATCCCGAAACCTATTTTTTTATGCATCTTCCTGTTATCAGCTTGATAAATACTGAGATGGCAATGACACCAGGAGTTGAGTTGCCGATACAAGATTCGGATATTATTACTGAGAATGAACATGAACCGTCGGAAGAACTGCCACAACCGCAAATAAATGAGATAGAAGATAATGAAGTTGAAAAGCTGGAACCTATTTCAGGACAGCCGCTTGTACTTATTTATCATACCCATACTACTGAAGCGTATATGCCGTCGGAAAAATTTAATTATAAACCCCGTGATAATACTTATCACACGGAAGACTTAAATTATACTGTTGTAAAAGTTGGAGAAGTCATGACAAGCCAATTAAACCGCCTAAAAATACCAACAATGCATAATAAAACAGTTCATGATATTCCAACTTATATGACATCATATGCGAACTCACTTAAAACCGTTGAACAAATTTTAAAACAGAATCCGTCCATTAAGATAATTATAGACCTTCATAGAGATGCCCCTGTAGCCGATCCGCAAAAGTCCAGAGAGATAACTACAGTTAAAATCGATGGTACTACTTATTCTCGATTAATGCTGGTTATAGGCACTGACAAAAATTTTCCTCATCCTAACTGGCAGGAAAATTACCAGTTTGCTAATTTGCTAAATGATAAATTAGAACAACTTTATCCGGGAATTTCTCGCGGCATCAATTTAAGAAGTGAGCGGTTTAACCAACATTTATCCAAAAAAGCTATTTTATTAGAAATCGGGAGTCATGGCAATACCTTGGAAGAATCAATAAAGTCAGCGGAAATATTTGCCAAAGTACTTGCTGATATAATAAACGAATTGTCAATTGCTGAATGA
- the grpE gene encoding nucleotide exchange factor GrpE yields the protein MTIKSKENGSCKQNEVTNEELKQNECICSDKSDTTAENTQNGNQAEQIDDMQENVDLKKVLEEKQKEIDNYKNRWLRTQADLENYRKRTERDIQEIHLYAGEQLVLDILPVVDNFERALDSIEDKNDALYRGIELIYEQLKKVLEKHGIKEIEALGKPFDPNFHDAVMMVESEEYEPGTVAEVMLKGYMYNSKVIRPSMVKVVKNN from the coding sequence TTGACTATAAAATCAAAAGAAAATGGAAGTTGCAAACAAAATGAGGTTACCAATGAAGAACTCAAGCAGAATGAGTGTATTTGCAGTGATAAATCGGATACGACTGCGGAGAATACACAAAACGGAAATCAAGCTGAGCAAATAGATGATATGCAAGAAAATGTTGATTTGAAAAAGGTTTTGGAAGAAAAACAAAAGGAAATAGATAATTACAAGAATAGATGGCTTAGAACCCAGGCAGATTTAGAAAATTACAGAAAAAGAACTGAAAGAGATATTCAAGAAATTCATCTTTATGCCGGTGAACAATTAGTATTGGATATTTTACCGGTTGTAGATAATTTTGAGAGAGCTTTAGATTCAATAGAGGATAAAAATGATGCATTATACAGAGGTATTGAATTGATATATGAGCAACTTAAAAAGGTGCTTGAAAAACACGGTATTAAAGAAATAGAAGCACTAGGAAAGCCTTTTGATCCCAATTTTCATGATGCTGTGATGATGGTTGAAAGTGAGGAATACGAACCTGGTACAGTAGCTGAAGTCATGCTGAAGGGTTATATGTATAACTCTAAAGTCATTAGACCAAGTATGGTTAAAGTTGTTAAAAATAATTAA
- the dnaJ gene encoding molecular chaperone DnaJ, translating to MAKKDYYEILGVGRDASEEEIKKAFRKLARKYHPDVNKDDKDAAEKFKEINEAYEVLRDPEKRARYDQFGHAGVGEGNFDASNFGGFGNFGGFGNFSDFGGGLFDDIFDMFGGFGGGFSQSRRRGPVRGADLRYDLEITLEEAVFGAEKEIEIYRMENCKKCNGTGAKPGTRPKTCPTCAGTGQVRKVQNLGSMQFTNVTTCGTCGGSGSIVEEVCPECRGSGKSRVARKLKVKIPAGVDTGSRLRMSGEGEPGEAGGPPGDLYIIIRVKPHKLFVREGDDLIYKAPISFVQAALGDEIEVPTLEGKVKLRIPEGTQPGTRFRLKSKGVPRSKGYGRGDMYVEAEVVIPKNLNEQQRELLQKFAEISGEHVKPTSKGLFGKMKGAFGV from the coding sequence TTGGCAAAGAAAGATTATTATGAGATATTGGGCGTCGGTAGAGATGCAAGTGAAGAGGAGATAAAGAAAGCATTTAGAAAGCTAGCCCGTAAATATCATCCTGATGTAAACAAAGATGATAAAGATGCAGCTGAAAAGTTTAAAGAAATAAATGAGGCGTATGAAGTTCTCCGAGATCCCGAAAAGCGTGCCAGATATGATCAGTTTGGTCATGCCGGTGTTGGTGAAGGGAACTTTGATGCGAGTAATTTCGGAGGTTTCGGTAATTTTGGAGGTTTTGGCAACTTTAGTGATTTTGGCGGTGGTCTCTTTGACGACATATTTGATATGTTCGGAGGGTTTGGCGGCGGTTTTAGTCAAAGTAGACGAAGAGGCCCGGTTCGTGGGGCGGATTTAAGGTATGACTTGGAAATAACTTTAGAAGAAGCTGTTTTTGGTGCAGAAAAAGAAATTGAGATATATCGTATGGAGAACTGTAAAAAGTGCAATGGTACCGGGGCCAAACCCGGCACCCGGCCCAAAACCTGTCCCACTTGTGCAGGGACTGGGCAGGTAAGAAAGGTGCAAAACCTTGGTTCAATGCAATTTACTAATGTGACTACATGTGGAACTTGTGGCGGCAGCGGAAGTATTGTGGAAGAAGTATGTCCGGAATGTCGCGGCTCAGGGAAAAGCAGAGTTGCCCGTAAATTGAAAGTAAAAATTCCCGCCGGCGTTGATACCGGTTCAAGGCTCCGCATGAGCGGAGAAGGTGAACCCGGTGAAGCCGGAGGCCCTCCGGGTGATTTATACATTATAATTCGAGTTAAACCTCACAAACTATTTGTCAGAGAGGGCGATGACCTGATATATAAAGCACCGATATCTTTTGTCCAAGCAGCTCTTGGTGATGAAATAGAGGTTCCTACACTGGAAGGGAAAGTAAAACTTCGTATACCTGAAGGGACCCAGCCGGGAACCAGATTTCGTTTAAAATCAAAAGGTGTGCCTCGCAGTAAAGGATATGGTCGAGGGGATATGTATGTGGAAGCCGAAGTAGTAATACCTAAGAATTTGAACGAACAACAGAGAGAACTTTTGCAAAAATTTGCTGAAATAAGCGGAGAGCATGTGAAACCAACATCAAAGGGACTTTTTGGTAAAATGAAAGGTGCTTTTGGTGTATAA
- a CDS encoding phage holin family protein has translation MIGMIIRFIVSALVLMLMSFILPGFEVAGFTGALIAAIVIAILGFIVESLFGDKVSPQSRGIVGFITAAVVIYFAQFLVPAMSVTWWGALLTSLVIGVVDAFVPTELR, from the coding sequence ATGATAGGAATGATAATTAGATTTATTGTATCTGCTTTGGTGCTTATGCTGATGAGCTTTATACTTCCCGGCTTTGAGGTGGCTGGCTTTACTGGAGCTCTGATTGCCGCAATAGTGATTGCTATTTTAGGTTTTATAGTGGAAAGCCTTTTCGGAGATAAGGTTTCCCCACAAAGCAGAGGCATAGTAGGCTTCATCACTGCTGCAGTAGTTATATATTTTGCGCAGTTTTTGGTGCCTGCTATGAGCGTAACTTGGTGGGGAGCGCTATTAACATCATTGGTTATAGGTGTGGTTGACGCATTTGTTCCAACTGAACTTAGATAA
- the hrcA gene encoding heat-inducible transcriptional repressor HrcA, with product MMLEERKIKILAAIIDEYISTAEPVSSRTIARKYNLGISPATIRNEMADLEESGYLFQPHTSAGRIPSHKGYRYYVDFLLPSKKLNEIDQTLIRRAFEKRVNELEEIAKQAARVISRLTSYTAIIMGPQLETSHLKHIQITRIDETKGLLLMVTNYGNVSHHIIDIPQNFSDSDFVRISNILNANLTGKTFSEITNEIMDAVKTEMIEYDEILNLLLEILLDNLGDIQENTQVVSAGSSKMLEYPEFQDVEKVKSFLSLLEHRELIIKALKDLSKPNTITVTIGNENTLTELQDFSIVTANVSVDKKNLGIFGIMGPTRMEYSRVISILEQVTEYLIKTVSDML from the coding sequence ATGATGCTTGAGGAGAGAAAAATTAAGATACTGGCGGCTATAATTGATGAATATATCTCAACTGCTGAGCCTGTAAGCTCTAGAACCATAGCCAGAAAATATAATCTTGGTATAAGCCCTGCAACTATAAGAAATGAGATGGCCGATTTAGAAGAATCGGGATACTTGTTCCAGCCACATACATCAGCAGGTAGGATACCTTCACACAAAGGTTACAGGTACTATGTGGATTTTTTGCTGCCGTCAAAAAAGCTTAATGAAATTGATCAGACGTTGATACGGCGGGCTTTTGAAAAACGAGTAAACGAGTTAGAAGAAATAGCAAAGCAGGCTGCACGTGTAATATCAAGACTTACTAGTTATACCGCTATAATTATGGGGCCTCAATTGGAAACCAGCCATTTAAAGCACATTCAAATTACCCGTATAGATGAAACTAAGGGCCTTTTACTAATGGTCACAAATTATGGAAATGTTAGTCATCATATTATTGATATACCTCAAAATTTTAGCGATTCTGACTTTGTAAGGATATCTAATATATTAAATGCAAATCTTACCGGAAAAACTTTTTCAGAGATTACCAATGAAATAATGGATGCCGTAAAGACCGAGATGATAGAATATGATGAAATATTGAATCTGTTATTAGAAATATTATTAGATAATCTTGGCGATATACAAGAAAATACCCAGGTTGTTTCTGCCGGTAGTTCTAAAATGCTAGAGTATCCAGAGTTTCAGGATGTGGAAAAAGTCAAGAGCTTTTTATCTTTACTGGAACATCGCGAGTTGATTATAAAAGCACTTAAGGATTTATCCAAACCTAATACTATAACCGTTACTATTGGGAATGAGAACACATTGACAGAATTGCAGGATTTCAGTATAGTAACTGCAAATGTTTCCGTAGATAAAAAAAATTTGGGTATATTCGGGATCATGGGGCCGACCCGTATGGAATATTCCAGAGTTATATCCATACTTGAACAGGTAACAGAGTATCTGATAAAAACTGTATCAGATATGTTGTAA
- the lepA gene encoding translation elongation factor 4, which produces MLSIPRQRIRNFCIIAHIDHGKSTLADRLLEYTNTISERKMQDQVLDKMDLEKERGITIKAKAVRMIYKADDGKEYLLNLIDTPGHVDFNYEVSRSLAACEGALLIVDASQGIEAQTLANTYLALEHNLEIIPIINKIDLPSAEPDEAKREVEEIIGLDAENAIMTSAKTGQGVKEVLEAIVQRIPAPEGCNELPLRALIFDSLYDPYKGAVAFVRVIDGHIRPKQMIKMMSTNNIFEVAEIGVFNPDMQPVQYLQAGEVGYVAAGIKNVIDTRVGDTITDAENPAKKPLPGYKKAVPMVFCGMYPAEGEEYESLKEALGKLQLSDASLFFEPETSAALGFGFRCGFLGLLHMDVVQERLEREYNLNIITTAPSVIFKVKKTDGSKIEVDNPTNFPDPAEIEYIEEPYVEASIMLPTEYMGAVMDLCQEKRGTMKDMEYINEKRVILRYDMPLSEIIYDLFDQLKSRTRGYASLDYELTGYKKSDMVKLDILLNGEIVDALSFIVHKDKAYGRARQITEKLKEVIPRHLFEVPIQAAIGGKIIARETVKALRKNVLAKCYGGDISRKKKLLEKQKEGKKRMRKIGNVELPQEAFMAVLKME; this is translated from the coding sequence ATGTTATCTATACCCCGGCAGAGAATCAGGAATTTTTGCATTATTGCCCACATAGACCATGGCAAGTCTACCTTGGCCGATAGACTCTTGGAATATACAAATACTATTTCTGAGCGTAAGATGCAGGATCAAGTATTGGATAAAATGGATTTAGAAAAGGAAAGAGGTATTACTATTAAAGCCAAGGCAGTAAGGATGATATATAAAGCAGATGATGGCAAAGAATATCTTTTAAATCTTATTGATACACCGGGTCATGTAGATTTCAACTATGAGGTATCAAGAAGCCTTGCAGCATGCGAAGGTGCTCTGCTTATTGTAGATGCCAGTCAGGGTATCGAAGCTCAGACTTTGGCAAATACGTATCTTGCTTTAGAGCATAATTTGGAAATAATACCAATAATAAATAAAATAGATCTTCCAAGTGCTGAACCTGATGAGGCCAAACGCGAAGTTGAAGAAATTATCGGTCTTGATGCTGAAAATGCGATCATGACTTCTGCTAAGACGGGCCAAGGCGTAAAAGAAGTGTTAGAGGCTATTGTACAGCGTATTCCAGCACCAGAAGGTTGTAATGAACTACCTCTGCGAGCTCTTATCTTTGATTCACTCTATGATCCATATAAAGGAGCGGTCGCTTTTGTCCGAGTAATAGATGGTCATATACGGCCAAAACAAATGATTAAAATGATGTCAACCAATAATATTTTCGAAGTAGCCGAAATAGGTGTATTCAACCCTGACATGCAGCCGGTACAATATCTGCAGGCAGGTGAAGTAGGATACGTAGCTGCCGGTATAAAAAATGTAATTGATACAAGGGTCGGTGATACCATAACCGATGCGGAAAATCCGGCAAAAAAGCCCTTACCTGGTTATAAAAAAGCTGTACCGATGGTTTTTTGCGGCATGTATCCTGCTGAAGGCGAAGAATATGAGAGCTTAAAAGAAGCCTTAGGCAAATTACAGCTCAGTGACGCATCGCTGTTTTTTGAACCTGAAACTTCTGCCGCACTCGGATTTGGATTTCGATGCGGCTTTTTAGGATTATTGCATATGGATGTCGTACAAGAACGCTTAGAAAGGGAGTACAATCTTAATATTATAACAACAGCTCCCAGTGTTATCTTTAAAGTAAAAAAGACTGATGGCAGTAAAATTGAAGTGGACAATCCTACTAATTTTCCGGATCCGGCCGAGATAGAATATATAGAAGAGCCGTATGTGGAGGCCTCCATAATGCTGCCTACAGAATATATGGGGGCAGTTATGGATTTATGCCAGGAAAAGCGCGGCACTATGAAAGATATGGAATATATTAATGAGAAGAGGGTAATTTTGAGGTATGATATGCCCCTTTCAGAAATAATATATGATCTCTTTGATCAACTCAAATCCAGGACACGAGGCTATGCATCGCTTGACTATGAGCTTACGGGATATAAAAAATCCGATATGGTAAAACTGGATATCTTATTAAATGGAGAAATTGTCGATGCACTCTCATTTATTGTGCACAAGGACAAAGCATATGGTCGTGCCCGCCAGATAACGGAAAAATTGAAAGAGGTTATACCAAGGCATTTATTTGAAGTTCCAATTCAGGCAGCTATCGGAGGGAAAATTATAGCTCGTGAAACAGTAAAGGCTTTAAGAAAAAATGTTCTTGCTAAATGTTATGGCGGAGATATATCGCGTAAGAAAAAACTTCTTGAAAAACAAAAAGAAGGCAAGAAACGAATGCGTAAGATAGGCAATGTAGAATTACCTCAAGAAGCCTTTATGGCTGTATTGAAAATGGAATAG
- the gpr gene encoding GPR endopeptidase, translating to MSINIRTDLALEARELAGEEEIPGVTVDTEKSKQMTISRVRIEDEEGSEKMGKPIGYYVTLEVPRLKEKDSALTEEVSKNLADELKRMVEIPIEATVLVIGLGNWNVTPDSLGPKVIEKLIVTRHLIEYMPEKFNTKDGIRPVCALAPGVLGITGIETGDIISGLVEKVKPDMIIAIDALASRSMERISTTIQITDTGVYPGSGVGNKRMGITQENMGVPVIAIGIPTVVDAATMANDTLDMLIGQFTRQAKPGSDFYKLLETLDKEEKYKLIQEVMSPFVGQLVVTPKEIDSLIDNTAKTLAGGLNLALHPGIQYNEVSTFLQ from the coding sequence ATAAGTATCAACATACGTACTGATCTTGCATTAGAAGCGCGAGAGCTTGCGGGAGAAGAAGAAATCCCGGGGGTTACGGTGGATACCGAAAAATCTAAGCAAATGACTATAAGCAGGGTCAGAATAGAGGATGAAGAAGGCTCAGAGAAAATGGGTAAGCCCATAGGATATTATGTAACTTTAGAAGTGCCCAGATTAAAAGAAAAAGATTCGGCTCTTACGGAAGAAGTCAGTAAGAATTTAGCCGATGAGCTTAAGAGAATGGTTGAAATCCCCATAGAAGCAACAGTACTTGTTATAGGTCTGGGTAATTGGAATGTTACGCCTGATTCCCTCGGCCCGAAGGTCATAGAAAAACTTATAGTTACAAGACATTTAATTGAATATATGCCTGAAAAATTCAATACAAAAGATGGCATACGACCCGTATGTGCGCTTGCCCCGGGAGTTTTAGGTATAACCGGCATAGAAACCGGAGATATAATCAGCGGCTTGGTGGAAAAAGTAAAGCCTGATATGATTATTGCTATAGACGCTTTAGCGTCAAGGAGTATGGAGCGCATAAGTACAACAATACAAATTACGGATACTGGTGTTTATCCCGGATCCGGTGTTGGCAACAAACGCATGGGCATAACTCAGGAAAATATGGGCGTACCGGTGATTGCAATAGGTATACCTACCGTAGTAGACGCTGCAACAATGGCTAATGACACCCTGGATATGCTTATCGGCCAGTTCACAAGACAGGCTAAACCAGGAAGCGATTTTTATAAGCTCTTGGAAACCCTTGATAAGGAGGAAAAATACAAGCTTATTCAGGAAGTTATGTCACCTTTTGTAGGACAGTTAGTAGTGACGCCAAAGGAAATTGACTCCTTAATTGATAATACTGCTAAAACTCTTGCGGGAGGCTTAAATCTGGCCCTTCATCCAGGAATACAATATAATGAAGTCAGTACTTTTCTTCAATAA
- a CDS encoding TCP-1/cpn60 chaperonin family protein, with protein sequence MSFQDNTQEVDEKLAALITNSNAIRAVASAVEGTIGPKGLDIMLVDRFGEVTITNDGVTILKQMDVNHPAAKILINIAKAQQEEVGDGTTTATIMAGAMVSEGVGQILRGVPVAKVIEGIKIGIKTAQKTLEYNAIPITGIDDINLKNIALIAGRENEDIAELVTKAAKLVGEEKLKDKNFKLKDIIMARAGAENEVFLGLIIDKEKLNSQMPQEISDTRVLLIDDALEPEEIAPEALRTEAGFARYLAMKEEFKENLKKIVDLNVNLVLVDKGINDEAEEILTDAGVIALERVSRKDMEKVAEHTGARIIKRLGLNKPVEEIQNYIGRAEKVYEDEKSKQLRIVGGKGNPMATVMVGAATEEIAGERERIAKDAASSLQAAILYGIVPGGGSIEIAMSRELEKQRAKIKGMAAYGLDCVILALKKPLAQIVYNSGYNPLEKVEEVIYTQTEKDMNSIGINCENGEVADMVELGVLDPARVKSYALKAAGEVSEAILRINTIIKKRDDATAAQKAPQESPIATGEMDF encoded by the coding sequence TTGTCATTTCAAGATAATACACAAGAAGTCGATGAAAAACTGGCAGCTTTGATAACAAATTCAAATGCAATAAGAGCTGTAGCATCGGCTGTCGAGGGAACTATTGGCCCCAAGGGCCTGGATATTATGTTAGTAGATCGTTTTGGGGAAGTGACCATAACCAATGATGGTGTTACTATCTTAAAACAAATGGATGTAAACCATCCTGCCGCAAAAATACTCATAAATATAGCGAAAGCCCAGCAAGAAGAAGTAGGTGACGGAACTACAACTGCTACTATTATGGCAGGAGCAATGGTATCTGAAGGCGTGGGTCAAATTTTAAGAGGAGTGCCTGTTGCCAAGGTAATTGAAGGTATAAAGATAGGTATAAAGACGGCTCAAAAAACCCTAGAGTACAATGCAATTCCCATAACTGGGATTGATGATATAAATCTGAAAAATATTGCACTAATTGCAGGAAGAGAAAATGAGGATATAGCGGAGCTTGTTACTAAGGCTGCAAAATTAGTGGGTGAAGAAAAGCTTAAAGATAAGAATTTCAAATTAAAGGATATCATAATGGCAAGAGCCGGTGCTGAAAATGAGGTATTTCTTGGACTTATAATAGACAAAGAAAAGCTGAACAGTCAAATGCCGCAAGAAATATCCGATACAAGAGTATTATTAATAGATGACGCCTTGGAGCCGGAAGAAATTGCTCCTGAGGCATTAAGAACTGAGGCAGGTTTTGCCCGCTATTTAGCAATGAAGGAAGAATTTAAAGAAAATCTCAAAAAAATAGTCGACTTAAATGTTAATTTGGTGTTGGTTGATAAAGGTATTAATGATGAAGCCGAAGAAATACTTACTGATGCAGGTGTTATTGCATTGGAAAGGGTATCCAGAAAAGATATGGAAAAAGTTGCAGAACATACGGGAGCTCGTATAATAAAAAGGCTTGGCCTTAATAAACCGGTTGAAGAAATTCAAAATTACATTGGCCGAGCTGAGAAGGTTTACGAAGACGAAAAATCAAAGCAGCTCAGAATTGTTGGCGGAAAAGGGAATCCTATGGCTACTGTTATGGTAGGAGCTGCCACAGAGGAAATAGCAGGTGAAAGAGAGCGTATTGCAAAGGATGCTGCATCATCGCTTCAAGCTGCAATCCTTTATGGTATAGTTCCCGGCGGGGGTTCTATTGAAATAGCCATGTCTAGAGAGTTAGAGAAGCAGAGAGCTAAAATTAAGGGCATGGCCGCCTATGGCTTGGATTGTGTCATATTAGCCCTGAAAAAACCATTAGCTCAAATCGTATATAACTCAGGGTATAATCCTTTGGAAAAAGTAGAAGAAGTTATATATACACAGACTGAAAAAGATATGAATTCTATAGGGATAAATTGTGAAAATGGGGAAGTGGCCGATATGGTGGAGCTTGGAGTATTAGACCCCGCCAGAGTAAAGTCTTATGCCCTAAAAGCAGCAGGGGAAGTTTCTGAGGCTATTTTAAGAATTAATACCATAATAAAAAAACGTGATGATGCAACTGCTGCCCAAAAAGCTCCCCAAGAGTCACCAATAGCTACCGGTGAGATGGATTTTTAA
- the hemW gene encoding radical SAM family heme chaperone HemW: protein MKTIGLYIHIPFCIKKCHYCDFNSFTTLELIPEYLAALKKEILSLQKCEYTAQTIFIGGGTPTILRCEQLADILRTLHESVYIAKDAEITIEANPGTLTREKLISLKSLGVNRLSIGLQAYQNQLLKIMGRIHTVEDFEKNFETARNVGFDNINIDLIFGLPNQKVEDFDETLKKVLHIFPEHISCYSLSVEEHTEFYRRQQEGTLLLPSEDDEREMYYRAIELLTNKGYNHYEISNFAMPGRKSKHNIIYWTYREYLGLGAGAHSFLDNKRFYNYSSIQAYIKSINENSNAIADMETISTLEQQAEFCFLGLRLLDGLDKKAFQKRFGKKFKQVYGEAVEKLKEQELIKENANKISLTSRGLDFANVVFAEFLP from the coding sequence ATGAAAACCATAGGATTGTATATTCATATTCCTTTTTGTATAAAAAAGTGCCATTACTGTGACTTTAACTCTTTTACAACTTTGGAGCTTATACCTGAATACCTTGCAGCATTAAAGAAAGAAATTTTAAGTTTACAAAAGTGTGAATATACTGCCCAAACTATATTTATTGGCGGTGGAACTCCGACAATATTAAGATGCGAGCAATTGGCCGATATCTTAAGAACTCTACATGAAAGCGTATATATAGCTAAAGACGCGGAAATCACTATAGAAGCAAATCCCGGAACTTTAACTCGGGAAAAATTAATATCATTGAAGAGTTTAGGAGTGAACAGACTTAGTATCGGCCTTCAAGCTTATCAAAATCAGTTGCTGAAAATCATGGGCAGGATTCATACTGTTGAAGATTTTGAAAAAAATTTTGAAACAGCACGAAATGTTGGATTTGACAATATTAATATAGATTTAATTTTTGGCCTTCCAAATCAGAAAGTTGAGGATTTTGATGAAACACTAAAAAAAGTTCTACACATTTTCCCGGAACACATTTCCTGTTATTCTTTGTCTGTAGAGGAGCATACGGAATTTTATCGTCGACAGCAAGAAGGGACCTTATTACTTCCTTCTGAGGATGATGAGCGAGAAATGTACTATAGGGCCATTGAGCTATTAACAAATAAAGGCTACAATCATTATGAAATTTCAAACTTTGCAATGCCCGGGCGAAAATCAAAACATAATATTATTTACTGGACTTACCGGGAATATTTGGGATTAGGGGCAGGAGCACATTCTTTTTTAGATAATAAAAGATTTTATAATTATTCTTCCATTCAAGCATATATAAAATCTATCAATGAGAATTCAAATGCCATTGCCGACATGGAAACTATTTCCACATTGGAACAGCAAGCTGAATTCTGCTTTTTAGGTTTACGACTTTTGGATGGATTAGATAAAAAAGCCTTTCAAAAAAGGTTTGGCAAGAAATTTAAGCAGGTTTACGGGGAAGCCGTAGAAAAATTAAAAGAACAAGAGCTTATTAAAGAAAACGCGAATAAAATCAGTTTAACCAGCAGAGGATTAGATTTTGCCAATGTAGTTTTTGCAGAATTTTTGCCATAG